Proteins found in one Haloferax litoreum genomic segment:
- a CDS encoding ACT domain-containing protein encodes MDPTDFFEDGTVTVSKATYTVVKAERGDPDAFATIQDGAETTVVAEEGTVDEANIVESEGGWKRLTFEMVLPFELVGFLAAVATALAEEDISIFAISAYSTDHVLVKEDDVPAATQKLEALGCVVA; translated from the coding sequence ATGGACCCAACCGACTTCTTCGAAGACGGCACGGTCACCGTCTCCAAGGCGACGTACACCGTCGTCAAGGCCGAACGCGGCGACCCGGACGCCTTTGCGACGATACAAGATGGGGCCGAGACGACAGTCGTCGCCGAAGAGGGAACCGTGGACGAGGCGAACATCGTCGAATCCGAAGGCGGGTGGAAACGCCTCACCTTCGAGATGGTCCTCCCGTTCGAACTCGTCGGCTTCTTGGCCGCTGTCGCAACCGCACTCGCCGAGGAGGACATCTCGATATTCGCCATCTCCGCGTACTCGACGGACCACGTCCTCGTGAAAGAAGATGACGTCCCGGCCGCGACGCAGAAACTCGAAGCACTCGGATGCGTCGTCGCGTAG
- a CDS encoding non-canonical purine NTP pyrophosphatase, translating into MLRYVTTNEGKVREALDYLDDDVTQLDFDYTEVQASELGPIAAHGAREAYRYAGEPVLVDDAGLFIDGFEGFPGPYSAYVEDTLGVETVYRLAAAELDEPRRASFRCILAYCDGDPFEASPDPIDRDDRTVAAAHGAEQNAEETEALPVKLFEGVVNGRIVPPRGDGGFGYDPIFEHDGKTFAEMTASEKNGISHRGRALAKFATWYAER; encoded by the coding sequence ATGCTCCGGTACGTCACCACGAACGAGGGCAAGGTCCGCGAGGCCCTCGACTATCTCGACGACGACGTCACGCAACTCGACTTCGACTACACCGAGGTGCAGGCTTCCGAACTCGGTCCCATCGCCGCGCACGGTGCCCGCGAGGCCTACCGCTACGCCGGCGAACCAGTGCTGGTCGACGACGCCGGCCTCTTCATCGACGGGTTCGAGGGGTTCCCCGGCCCGTACTCCGCGTACGTCGAAGACACCCTCGGCGTCGAGACGGTCTATCGACTCGCCGCCGCGGAACTCGACGAACCCCGACGGGCGTCGTTCCGATGCATCCTCGCGTACTGTGACGGCGACCCGTTCGAGGCGAGTCCCGACCCCATCGACCGCGACGACCGAACCGTCGCCGCCGCCCACGGTGCCGAACAGAACGCAGAAGAGACCGAAGCGCTCCCCGTGAAACTGTTCGAGGGCGTCGTCAACGGTCGCATCGTCCCGCCGCGCGGTGACGGCGGGTTCGGCTACGACCCCATCTTCGAACACGACGGCAAGACGTTCGCCGAGATGACGGCATCCGAGAAGAACGGTATCTCACACCGTGGGCGGGCGTTGGCGAAGTTTGCGACGTGGTACGCCGAACGCTAG